One region of Xylanimonas ulmi genomic DNA includes:
- a CDS encoding RNA polymerase sigma factor — MARWEAVLEELVTRRHRALVGYAYLLCGDARQAEDLLQDALVKVFARLRTPAPPTAHATAHPLVDGADTRGGPTLTEAYVRRTILTLYLDSWRRQRRWRQVVPLVASAETGRGPESGATARADVAAALARLAPRERAAVVLRYFEDLTVPQVADAMGLAPGTVKRYLSDATVTLRAVLSVPDDAAAPTTAAGTNATETTDGRRAGR; from the coding sequence ATGGCCCGCTGGGAGGCGGTGCTCGAAGAGCTGGTCACGCGCCGGCACCGAGCGCTGGTGGGATACGCATATCTGCTGTGCGGCGACGCGCGGCAGGCCGAGGACCTGCTGCAGGACGCCCTGGTCAAAGTGTTCGCGCGCCTGCGCACCCCCGCGCCGCCGACGGCGCACGCGACCGCGCACCCCCTCGTGGACGGCGCGGACACCCGCGGGGGGCCGACGCTGACCGAGGCCTACGTGCGCCGCACGATCCTCACGCTCTACCTCGACTCCTGGCGCCGCCAGCGCCGGTGGCGCCAGGTGGTCCCTCTCGTCGCGAGCGCCGAGACGGGCCGCGGCCCGGAGTCCGGCGCCACCGCACGGGCCGACGTGGCCGCCGCACTGGCCCGCCTCGCCCCGCGCGAGCGCGCCGCCGTCGTCCTGCGCTACTTCGAGGACCTGACGGTGCCGCAGGTCGCCGACGCCATGGGCCTGGCGCCCGGCACCGTCAAGCGGTACCTGTCGGACGCCACGGTCACCCTGCGCGCCGTGCTGAGCGTGCCCGACGACGCCGCCGCGCCCACCACCGCGGCGGGGACGAACGCCACCGAGACGACTGACGGCAGGAGGGCCGGACGATGA